A section of the Petrimonas sulfuriphila genome encodes:
- a CDS encoding AMP nucleosidase, whose amino-acid sequence MRTKQEIVENWLPRYTKRSLEDFTKFILLTNFQKYVEIFAHHFNVPILGLDANMPSASSDGVTIINFGMGSANAATIMDLLSAISPTAVLFLGKCGGVKAQNELGDYILPIAAIRGEGTSNDYLPPEVPSLPAFSLMRAVSSNIRDFGRDYWTGTVYTTNRRVWEYDDEFKNYLRKLRVMAVDMETATLFTCGFANHIPTGALLLVSDQPMISTGVKTDKSDKVITENFVEEHVKIGIKSLTTLINRGSTVKHLRFDW is encoded by the coding sequence ATGAGAACCAAACAAGAAATTGTTGAAAATTGGCTTCCACGTTATACAAAGCGCTCTTTGGAAGATTTCACCAAATTCATTCTGTTGACCAATTTTCAAAAATATGTCGAAATTTTTGCCCATCATTTTAACGTTCCTATCTTGGGACTGGATGCCAACATGCCCAGCGCATCGTCCGACGGAGTTACCATCATTAATTTTGGTATGGGTAGCGCCAATGCCGCGACAATCATGGATTTACTAAGCGCAATTTCTCCAACAGCAGTATTGTTTCTGGGAAAATGTGGCGGAGTAAAAGCACAAAACGAACTAGGTGATTATATTTTACCCATTGCTGCTATTCGCGGAGAAGGGACCTCAAACGATTATCTTCCACCCGAAGTACCTTCACTGCCGGCATTTAGCCTTATGCGTGCCGTTTCTTCGAATATCCGGGATTTTGGGCGTGATTACTGGACCGGAACAGTTTACACCACGAATCGCCGAGTCTGGGAATATGACGATGAATTCAAAAACTACCTGCGGAAATTGCGCGTAATGGCTGTGGATATGGAAACAGCAACATTATTCACGTGCGGCTTTGCCAATCATATTCCTACGGGAGCCCTGCTGTTGGTTTCGGACCAACCTATGATTTCTACAGGCGTAAAAACAGATAAAAGCGATAAGGTCATTACCGAGAATTTCGTGGAAGAACACGTTAAGATTGGTATTAAATCGCTTACCACACTTATCAACAGAGGTTCAACGGTAAAACATCTCCGGTTTGACTGGTAA
- a CDS encoding type I restriction enzyme HsdR N-terminal domain-containing protein: protein MYALNLPTFDAKIRKTPNGLEIFDPLRRKYVSLTPEEWVRQHFVHYLISEKGYPASLMANEAMIRLNSLTKRCDTVVYDNSLRPVVICEFKKPDIEITQQAFDQVVRYNIVLKVKYLIVSNGMSHYCCKMNYEDMSFDYLQEIPEYGDL, encoded by the coding sequence ATGTATGCGTTAAATTTGCCAACTTTCGATGCTAAAATCCGAAAAACCCCTAACGGTTTGGAAATTTTCGATCCGTTACGCAGGAAATATGTATCCTTGACCCCCGAAGAGTGGGTGCGCCAGCATTTTGTACATTACCTGATTTCGGAAAAAGGATATCCGGCTTCTTTAATGGCAAATGAAGCAATGATCAGGTTAAACTCGCTCACCAAACGATGCGATACCGTTGTGTATGACAATAGCCTTCGTCCGGTGGTTATCTGCGAATTTAAGAAACCCGACATAGAGATTACTCAACAAGCTTTCGATCAGGTAGTTAGATACAATATCGTATTGAAAGTGAAATACCTGATTGTATCCAACGGGATGTCTCACTATTGCTGTAAAATGAACTACGAAGATATGTCGTTTGATTATTTACAGGAAATACCGGAGTACGGGGATTTATAG
- a CDS encoding nodulation protein NfeD, with the protein MKNIRQTFVFFFILFVHATYGQYSKPLIYKINIKENIGSNTWVYLQNGMHQALNKNADCILLHMNTYGGSVAEADSMRTAILNFKLPVYVFIDNNAASAGALISIACDSIFMRSAASIGAATVVSGQDGSKAPDKYQSYMRGMMRATAESHGRDTVIQNKDTLIEWKRDPKVAEAMVDEKIVIPGFADSTQILTLTASQAVELRYCDGIAENINQIAVQYLGYSDYDLETYNPTLYDRIKGLLMNGLLQAILIMLIIGGIYFELQTPGIGFPTAVAVTAALLYFTPLYLTGYAQNWEVLLFVLGLILIVFEIFVIPGFGVAGISGIILVFTALVLALVGNIHFDFSGLSLRQLFRAIMVVFAGIGMGLALIIYMSSRIGKPGIFSRVALVSDQEGYVSVPMEPLTLVGQTGMASTVLRPSGKVRIGDQHYDAVSMKGFIEKGDEVVVKRYENFQLYVMKK; encoded by the coding sequence ATGAAAAATATCAGGCAGACTTTCGTTTTTTTTTTCATTCTCTTTGTCCATGCGACTTATGGACAGTATTCTAAGCCACTGATTTACAAAATCAATATAAAAGAGAACATTGGAAGCAATACCTGGGTGTACTTACAGAACGGAATGCATCAGGCCCTGAACAAGAATGCCGATTGCATACTTCTTCACATGAATACATACGGTGGTTCTGTTGCAGAAGCCGACTCCATGCGTACCGCCATTTTGAATTTTAAGCTTCCTGTTTATGTATTTATAGATAATAACGCTGCTTCTGCCGGTGCGCTTATCTCCATTGCGTGCGACAGTATTTTTATGAGATCGGCGGCTTCCATTGGAGCAGCAACTGTAGTGAGTGGCCAGGACGGTTCCAAAGCTCCCGACAAATACCAGTCATACATGCGAGGAATGATGCGTGCAACTGCAGAAAGTCACGGCAGAGACACGGTCATTCAAAACAAAGATACATTGATAGAGTGGAAACGCGATCCGAAAGTTGCCGAGGCGATGGTGGATGAAAAAATTGTGATACCTGGCTTTGCAGATTCTACCCAGATTCTGACGTTAACGGCAAGTCAGGCCGTTGAGTTGCGTTACTGTGACGGCATTGCGGAAAATATCAACCAGATTGCCGTACAGTACCTGGGTTATAGTGATTACGACCTTGAAACTTATAATCCAACGCTTTACGACAGAATAAAGGGCTTGTTGATGAATGGACTTCTGCAGGCCATATTGATCATGTTAATCATTGGAGGAATTTATTTCGAATTGCAAACGCCGGGGATCGGCTTTCCTACTGCGGTAGCTGTGACGGCTGCCTTGTTGTATTTCACTCCGCTTTACCTGACCGGTTATGCGCAAAACTGGGAGGTTTTGTTGTTTGTATTGGGTTTAATTTTGATTGTCTTTGAGATTTTTGTAATTCCCGGGTTTGGGGTGGCGGGTATCTCAGGGATAATTCTCGTTTTTACTGCTTTGGTACTTGCTCTGGTCGGAAATATTCATTTCGATTTCAGCGGTTTATCTCTCAGGCAACTGTTTCGTGCGATAATGGTTGTTTTTGCAGGAATAGGAATGGGGTTGGCCCTGATAATCTATATGTCGAGCCGGATCGGAAAACCGGGAATTTTCAGCCGCGTTGCCTTGGTTTCCGATCAGGAAGGATATGTTTCTGTGCCCATGGAACCGCTGACATTGGTCGGACAAACCGGAATGGCCTCTACTGTGCTTCGTCCGTCCGGAAAAGTAAGAATAGGAGATCAACATTACGACGCGGTATCGATGAAAGGATTTATAGAAAAGGGAGACGAAGTAGTTGTAAAACGTTACGAAAACTTCCAGCTTTATGTGATGAAGAAATAA
- a CDS encoding 2-amino-4-hydroxy-6-hydroxymethyldihydropteridine diphosphokinase — MVKILVSLGSNIYSKQNIDRARRMLAHYFPDVVFTPSIITTATDEKYSFPFRNVLAVFYSDLPSEEIVQKLKMIEFAMGRQPRDKDTGKVIIDIDLLQYGDEILRPDDYERAYVQALLTRLIS, encoded by the coding sequence ATGGTTAAAATCTTAGTCAGTTTAGGCTCGAACATATACTCAAAACAAAATATTGACAGGGCAAGAAGGATGCTCGCTCATTATTTCCCCGACGTTGTTTTCACCCCATCGATAATAACTACGGCGACCGATGAGAAGTATTCTTTTCCGTTCCGGAATGTATTGGCAGTTTTTTACAGTGACTTACCTTCGGAGGAAATTGTCCAAAAATTAAAAATGATAGAGTTTGCTATGGGACGGCAACCACGCGATAAAGATACAGGAAAGGTTATTATAGATATCGATCTGCTTCAGTATGGTGACGAAATTCTTCGTCCGGATGACTACGAGAGAGCTTATGTGCAAGCATTGTTGACCCGGTTAATCAGCTGA